A region from the Rhodamnia argentea isolate NSW1041297 chromosome 7, ASM2092103v1, whole genome shotgun sequence genome encodes:
- the LOC115733897 gene encoding disease resistance protein Roq1-like: MKGGNFTGDFQNLLPQLRWLQWQNCPSDFAAANFHPKKLVVLDLSYSQISEDWGGWGPLKVATELKVLNLTRCHSLKGTPDLSAFKSLEILILEYCWYLEEIHPSIGDLKTLVSLNVRGCRRLKELPAGVGKMENLRELILDETAIQEIPISRGCLTKLENLSARRL, from the exons ATGAAAGGTGGGAATTTCACTGGAGATTTCCAGAACTTGCTTCCTCAATTAAGATGGCTCCAATGGCAGAATTGTCCGTCAGATTTCGCAGCAGCCAACTTTCATCCGAAGAAATTAGTCGTGCTCGATCTATCGTATAGTCAGATTTCTGAGGATTGGGGAGGATGGGGTCCACTAAAG gtGGCAACCGAACTCAAAGTTCTCAATCTCACGAGGTGTCACTCTTTGAAAGGAACTCCTGACTTGTCCGCTTTCAAAAGCTTGGAGATTTTGATTCTTGAATATTGTTGGTATCTGGAAGAGATTCATCCTTCTATTGGAGACCTCAAGACCCTCGTCTCCTTGAATGTCAGGGGTTGTCGTAGATTGAAGGAGCTACCGGCTGGAGTaggcaaaatggaaaatttgaggGAGCTTATCTTAGATGAAACTGCCATACAAGAGATTCCTATTTCGAGAGGTTGTTTGACGAAGTTGGAGAATCTAAGTGCCAGGCGATTGTGA